From a single Aspergillus puulaauensis MK2 DNA, chromosome 2, nearly complete sequence genomic region:
- a CDS encoding COP9 signalosome complex subunit 6 (COG:O,T;~EggNog:ENOG410PH1R;~InterPro:IPR024969,IPR037518,IPR033859,IPR000555;~MEROPS:MER0030137;~PFAM:PF13012,PF01398;~go_component: GO:0008180 - COP9 signalosome [Evidence IEA];~go_function: GO:0005515 - protein binding [Evidence IEA];~go_function: GO:0008237 - metallopeptidase activity [Evidence IEA];~go_function: GO:0070122 - isopeptidase activity [Evidence IEA];~go_process: GO:0000338 - protein deneddylation [Evidence IEA]) translates to MSDHIDSLLSQKSSDSGLHLQLHPLVLLTISDHITRHAARSQQGPIIGALLGQQNGREITVEHAFECVVVEGPNGEAQLPNDWFVDRVKQFKDVHKLPALDLIGWWATAPPSGPTLAHLPIHRQILQSHNESAIFLAFHPSQVKEASATQGKLPLTVYESVYEGESVAESGKAMQVDGEEQSLNIRFRELPYTVETGEAEMIGIDTVARTARNAAAIQSSTVAPASSQTNTQKQKEKQTVDTDLLSAEEEELIASLNTRLNAIRTLESRISLIKSYVSSISPSSPEGQEKSATRLDHGTLRDINSLLSNLSLLTPHEQSAFSEEALAQNNDVNLVALLGQLSQSVKGMREVGKRTAIVNNVRRNATARKQMGGQGRYEEDLLSRDGIALG, encoded by the exons ATGTCAGACCACATAGATTCCCTTCTATCCCAGAAATCCTCCGACTCGGGTCttcacctccagctccatcctCTCGTACTCCTCACGATATCCGACCACATCACAAGACATGCAGCACGATCACAACAAGGACCGATCATTGGAGCTCTCTTAGGCCAGCAAAATGGGCGTGAAATAACGGTAGAACATGCTTTCGAatgtgttgttgttgagggccCGAACGGAGAAGCTCAACTTCCAAACGATTGGTTCGTTGACCGAGTAAAACAAT TCAAGGATGTCCATAAACTACCTGCCCTCGACCTTATCGGATGGTGGGcaacagctcctccttccGGGCCAACATTAGCACACCTCCCAATTCATCGCCAGATCCTCCAAAGTCACAATGAATCCGCAATATTCCTCGCATTTCATCCGTCCCAAGTAAAGGAAGCATCGGCAACTCAAGGGAAACTACCTCTCACTGTTTACGAAAGTGTCTACGAAGGAGAGAGCGTGGCAGAGAGCGGAAAGGCTATGCAGGTGGACGGTGAAGAACAGTCGTTAAATATTCGTTTCCGAGAATTACCATATACAGTTGAGACAGGCGAGGCGGAAATGATCGGGATCGATACTGTGGCTCGCACAGCAAGGAATGCGGCCGCCATACAATCCTCAACAGTGGCTCCAGCCTCCTCTCAGACAAACACTCAGAAGCAAAAAGAGAAGCAGACAGTTGACACCGACCTCCTTTCagctgaggaggaagaac TTATCGCCTCTCTCAACACACGCCTGAATGCCATCCGAACACTCGAATCGCGGATATCCCTAATCAAGTCCTACGTCTCAAGCATATCCCCGTCATCCCCAGAAGGCCAGGAAAAGTCTGCAACCCGACTGGACCATGGCACTCTCCGAGACATAAACTCCCTCCTCTCAAACCTATCTCTTCTCACACCACACGAACAAAGCGCCTTCTCCGAGGAAGCTCTTGCGCAAAACAACGACGTCAACCTAGTAGCCCTGCTTGGGCAACTCAGCCAGAGCGTTAAAGGCATGAGGGAAGTCGGCAAGCGCACGGCTATTGTGAATAACGTCAGGAGGAACGCCACCGCGCGAAAGCAAATGGGCGGGCAAGGACGATATGAGGAGGATCTTCTGTCGAGGGACGGCATTGCGCTTGGATAG
- a CDS encoding uncharacterized protein (COG:S;~EggNog:ENOG410PJ1M;~TransMembrane:1 (o549-568i)) translates to MAVPSTYDEVTAHLQQVQRDPSTPLDQTILDKLKLELTESTDRKVPAALLTQISQLLPVLQEDPTPVTTLGIKSAAYFSFSDLLAVDPPINFIAGFRAPSPPINELALTLLRKAGNVPSDAAIVAGDPELVASLVELWLSTSSTGVAQAAFDALWALLEVDQTSTLENGEHAGDASGGQGLMWRRVFTDKDVYGRLFSFCSLTDNDSSALSAREKTVAQGRLMGFLVKAGQLRWDFISSSHIAEVEAKYRSKSLLHFASCEMVDKSDVLMHMTQLNFFRDLLEIEAPNLMSRTVVQSASTFSSQALDFLISNGIHSTLLEYYVDESKLDPVDLSFLCGPVMAYVAQYAELYPNHFLQNPQTLLDRILSRIDASFLISSTQWAHGPAPSGQLNVLSSLPRVLLLEATKKGVNPVLALPINPPNQEVFNALGKIFHGPPKHTRSDSMDLTTSGQTATDWNKEAAAARVLYFMYQNHRSSLWDDVVSAADVLAMMDISLAALSFMLAVVTANWQLLSGEATSSVHGTPRYLLPTEEELGRLSPATQGSLPQSGAWVAISPPALTILLPFLFKPPRSYSEFVAGGAADPQNAVWKVATARYDVLVALYRSLQSMEDRGLDIEDIVCTLKKRVDDGPLGPEVRTITQVDTIGM, encoded by the coding sequence ATGGCGGTCCCATCTACGTATGACGAAGTGACGGCCCATCTACAACAAGTTCAGCGCGATCCCTCCACACCTCTAGACCAGACTATCCTtgacaagctcaagctggAGCTTACAGAGAGTACGGACCGTAAAGTCCCCGCAGCATTGTTGACACAAATATCGCAGCTCCTGCCCGTCCTCCAGGAAGACCCTACACCTGTCACTACCCTCGGTATCAAGTCCGCTGCCTATTTCAGTTTCTCCGACCTACTTGCCGTCGACCCTCCTATCAACTTCATCGCCGGCTTCCGTgctccatcaccacccatAAACGAGCTAGCTTTGACTCTATTGCGCAAAGCAGGGAACGTTCCAAGCGATGCGGCAATAGTTGCTGGTGACCCGGAGCTAGTGGCATCCTTGGTGGAGCTTTGGctttcaacttcttcaactgGTGTCGCTCAGGCTGCATTTGATGCTTTGTGGGCGCTTCTGGAGGTTGACCAGACGAGTACATTGGAGAATGGGGAACACGCTGGAGATGCGTCTGGTGGGCAAGGCCTCATGTGGAGAAGAGTTTTCACCGACAAGGATGTTTATGGACGCCTGTTCTCCTTTTGCAGTCTTACGGATAATGATTCCAGCGCCCTGTCGGCCCGGGAAAAGACAGTTGCCCAGGGCAGGTTAATGGGCTTCCTTGTGAAAGCAGGTCAACTACGTTGGGACTTCATCTCGAGCTCGCATATCGCAGAGGTTGAGGCTAAGTACAGGAGCAAAAGCCTCCTGCATTTCGCGTCCTGCGAAATGGTTGATAAGAGTGATGTTTTGATGCATATGACGCAGCTGAACTTCTTCCGTGATTTACTAGAAATCGAAGCTCCCAACCTGATGTCTCGTACCGTTGTACAGTCAGCGTCTACATTTTCTTCCCAGGCcctcgacttcctcatcTCAAACGGTATCCACAGCACTTTGCTGGAGTACTATGTGGATGAATCAAAATTGGATCCCGTGGACCTAAGTTTTCTTTGTGGTCCGGTCATGGCTTATGTCGCCCAATATGCTGAACTCTACCCCAACCACTTTCTGCAAAATCCTCAAACCCTATTGGATCGCATTCTTTCTCGGATCGACGCATCgttcttgatatcatccACCCAGTGGGCACACGGGCCTGCTCCAAGTGGCCAACTCAATGTgctttcctctcttccacGCGTATTACTGTTGGAGGCTACTAAGAAAGGCGTGAATCCAGTCTTGGCTTTGCCAATAAATCCTCCAAACCAAGAGGTTTTCAACGCTCTAGGGAAAATATTTCATGGACCTCCAAAGCACACTCGCTCTGACTCCATGGACCTTACTACATCCGGTCAAACGGCAACGGACTGGAACAAAGAAGCAGCGGCGGCCCGCGTGTTGTACTTTATGTATCAAAATCACCGATCATCATTATGGGACGATGTTGTTTCTGCAGCCGATGTTTTGGCCATGATGGATATCTCGCTTGCGGCTCTGTCATTTATGCTAGCTGTTGTTACTGCCAATTGGCAACTATTATCTGGGGAAGCTACCTCCTCTGTCCATGGCACGCCCCGATACCTACTTCCaactgaggaagagcttggaCGCTTGTCGCCAGCAACGCAAGGAAGCCTTCCTCAGTCAGGTGCCTGGGTGGCCATTTCTCCTCCCGCCCTCACCATCCTGTTACCTTTTCTCTTTAAACCACCTCGTTCGTACTCCGAGTTTGTCGCTGGTGGAGCGGCCGACCCACAAAACGCTGTCTGGAAAGTTGCGACGGCGAGGTATGATGTCCTAGTCGCCTTGTATAGGTCTTTGCAAAGTATGGAGGACCGCGGACTGGATATTGAGGACATCGTATGcacgttgaagaagagggttgATGACGGGCCCTTGGGCCCGGAGGTTCGGACCATCACTCAGGTCGATACTATAGGCATGTGA
- a CDS encoding DNA-directed RNA polymerase III subunit C31 (COG:F;~EggNog:ENOG410PS6D;~InterPro:IPR024661;~PFAM:PF11705;~go_process: GO:0006383 - transcription by RNA polymerase III [Evidence IEA]) has protein sequence MSRFGAKKGRNLPGAEFTWDNTDPSGEADTAPTPLFPKYAIPRARPLSEREQVQVELYRTLRERFHDGPYYSILGASSGTGYTTNSKANFDPFNGMPSYSGRYQKKKRLVPRVQGRPYVMKFFPRELWTTVKPNYKPDGLLDGYVPQTLQGGVKRGFEEDDEDDDTSKRRRQGDGEDGDENEDAEGPVPDAEEEQDEEEIVDDDFEDDDDDMGGDYNAEQYFDGGDDEYGDDGFGDGGGGGGDEDTY, from the exons ATGTCGCGGTTCGGCGCAAAGAAGGGCAGAAATTTGCCCGGTGCAGAATTTACCTGGGACAACACCGATCCAAGTGGCGAGGCTGACACAGCGCCTACTCCGCTCTTCCCT aaatatGCCATTCCCCGCGCGCGACCCCTAAGCGAGCGCGAACAAGTGCAAGTCGAGCTCTATCGAACCCTCCGCGAGCGGTTCCACGACGGGCCGTACTACTCCATTCTAGGCGCATCCTCGGGGACCGGCTACACAACAAATTCGAAGGCGAACTTTGATCCGTTTAACGGCATGCCCTCGTATTCGGGGAGGTAtcagaaaaagaagaggctTGTGCCGAGAGTGCAGGGGAGGCCGTATG TCATGAAATTCTTCCCTCGTGAGCTCTGGACAACCGTCAAGCCGAATTACAAACCGGATGGTCTACTCGATGGGTATGTGCCACAAACTTTGCAGGGCGGGGTGAAGCgggggtttgaggaggacgatgaggacgatgatacTTCGAAGCGGCGGCGACAGGGAGACGgggaagacggcgacgagaaTGAAGATGCTGAGGGACCCGTCCCTGAcgccgaagaggagcaggacgaggaggagatcgtggatgatgattttgaggatgacgatgatgatatggGTGGGGATTATAATGCCGAGCAGTACTTtgacggcggcgatgatgaatatGGGGATGACGGATTTGGGGATGGAGGGggcggtggcggtgatgaagATACATATTAA
- a CDS encoding electron transfer flavoprotein subunit beta/FixA family protein (BUSCO:EOG09263WWI;~COG:C;~EggNog:ENOG410PFI6;~InterPro:IPR033948,IPR014730,IPR012255,IPR014729;~PFAM:PF01012;~go_function: GO:0009055 - electron transfer activity [Evidence IEA]), whose protein sequence is MASGLRILVPVKRVIDYAIKPRINKAQTGVETAGVKHSLNPFDELSVEEAVRLRERKGPLKVDNILALSAGGPKCADTLRTAMAMGADRAFHIDVPDSNDGGLEPLTVAKTLRAVVEKENINLVLLGKQAIDGDQGQTGQMLAGLLGWPQATQASKVDVKDDQGTVEITHEVDGGVETLKAKLPLVITTDLRLNEPRYASLPNIMKAKKKPLEKKTLADFGVEDKKRLKTLKVTEPPTRQGGGKVEDVDGLIGKLKELGAL, encoded by the exons ATGGCTAGCGGTTTGCGGATTCTCGTCCCTGTTAAGAGGGTCATTGACTATGCG ATCAAACCCCGAATCAACAAGGCCCAAACCGGCGTCGAGACCGCTGGTGTCAAGCACTCCCTCAACCCATTCGACGAGCTCTCCGTTGAGGAAGCCGTGCGTCTCCGCGAACGCAAGGGCCCGCTAAAGGTCGACAACATTCTTGCTCTCTCCGCCGGCGGACCGAAATGCGCCGACACCCTTCGCACCGCGATGGCCATGGGCGCCGACCGTGCCTTCCACATTGACGTGCCCGACAGCAACGACGGCGGCCTAGAGCCATTGACCGTTGCGAAGACGCTGCGTGCTGTtgtggagaaggagaacatcAACTTGGTGCTGCTTGGAAAGCAGGCTATTGACGGTGACCAGGGGCAGACGGGTCAGATGCTGGCGGGTCTCCTGGGCTGGCCGCAGGCAACGCAAGCCAGCAAGGTTGACGTCAAGGATGATCAGGGGACCGTTGAGATTACGCACGAAGTCGATGGCGGTGTTGAGACGCTCAAGGCTAAGCTGCCGCTGGTTATTACGACTGACCTGCGACTGAACGAGCCGCGGTATGCCAGTCTGCCTAACATcatgaaggcgaagaagaagcctctGGAAAAGAAGACTCTTGCGGACTTTGGTGTGGAGGATAAGAAGCGTTTGAAGACGTTGAAGGTTACGG AACCCCCGACCCGACAGGGTGGTGGCAaggtcgaggatgtcgatggtCTGATCGGAAAGCTGAAGGAGCTCGGAGCTTTGTGA
- the tah18 gene encoding NAPDH-dependent diflavin reductase (BUSCO:EOG09261QR5;~COG:C;~EggNog:ENOG410PFF9;~InterPro:IPR003097,IPR001433,IPR001094,IPR017927, IPR001709,IPR023173,IPR029039,IPR028879,IPR008254, IPR017938,IPR039261;~PFAM:PF00175,PF00258,PF00667;~go_function: GO:0003958 - NADPH-hemoprotein reductase activity [Evidence IEA];~go_function: GO:0010181 - FMN binding [Evidence IEA];~go_function: GO:0016491 - oxidoreductase activity [Evidence IEA];~go_process: GO:0055114 - oxidation-reduction process [Evidence IEA]) has translation MSSDAASQRRTALVLYGSETGNAQDVAEEVGAMVERLRFTTHVSELNHVKPESLKSYTIVVFSVSTTGQGDLPANAKTFWKSLLLKKLLPTFLSGVSFTWFGLGDSSYPKFNWAARKLYKRLLQLGADEIHSGGEADHQHPEGLEGTFIPWLTGFRTHLVERYPLPQGQDPIPEDVQLPPKWVLQLREQDVPPSDEAVIPPKADGVTISGDFPDSYRLDNDCRPLHDSLGATLTQNKRITPGTHWQDVRHLTLTVPNPVSYAPGDVIAITPKNTPEDVQSLIEMMGWQEQADRLVSLVPRDSTLSPEETPTPPIHDLESHPRLTLRELLINYLDIRAIPRRSFFSSIAHYTTYDMHQERLLEFTNPEFLDEFWDYTTRPRRSILEILHEFDTVKIPWQHATSAFPIFRGRQFSIASGGELKRTPEGGAKFELLIAIVKYRTVIKRIREGVCTKYIANLRPGSTLRVQLQRGGLNSSVGQLVGPMMLVGPGTGVAPLRSMLWEKAAIVKSYQEENPGVDPPIEPTILVYGGRNRASDFFFEDEWHHLSELIKLKVLTAFSRDQKQKVYVQDVIKENSSLVFNLLHDKGGAVFVCGSSGRMPQAVRESLTEAFQSGNDAGTQSLSRREAEDHLVGMEKTGRYKQETW, from the exons ATGAGCAGCGATGCAGCCTCGCAGCGACGCACTGCTCTCGTTCTCTACGGCTCCGAAACTGGCAATGCGCAGGATGTCGCCGAGGAGGTTGGCGCGATGGTCGAGCGGCTCCGTTTCACCACCCACGTTTCTGAGTTAAACCACGTTAAGCCG GAGTCATTGAAATCCTACACAATTGTTGTCTTTTCGGTGTCAACTACTGGCCAGGGTGATCTGCCTGCTAATGCGAAGACGTTCTGGAAGTCGCTGCTTTTGAAGAAGTTGCTGCCGACTTTCCTGAGCGGGGTCAGCTTTACATGGTTTGGTCTGGGCGATAGCTCATATCCCAA GTTCAATTGGGCGGCGCGCAAACTATACAAGAGGTTGCTGCAGCTGGGTGCGGATGAGATTCACTCTGGTGGGGAGGCAGACCACCAGCATCCTGAGGG GCTCGAGGGAACGTTTATTCCATGGTTGACGGGTTTCCGAACGCACTTGGTTGAGagatatcctcttcctcaaggaCAGGATCCGATACCGGAAGATGTTCAACTGCCACCAAAATGGGTTCTACAACTGCGAGAGCAGGATGTACCACCTTCAGACGAAGCCGTTATTCCTCCAAAAGCGGATGGGGTGACCATATCCGGAGACTTCCCAGACTCATATCGACTCGACAATGACTGTCGCCCACTCCACGATAGCTTGGGTGCGACACTGACCCAGAACAAGCGTATAACTCCGGGGACGCACTGGCAGGATGTGCGTCATTTGACTCTAACTGTGCCTAACCCGGTGTCGTATGCTCCAGGGGATGTAATAGCAATCACACCAAAAAACACTCCCGAGGACGTCCAGAGCCTCATTGAGATGATGGGCTGGCAGGAGCAAGCCGACCGTCTAGTATCATTAGTTCCTCGCGACAGCACTCTCTCACCAGAAGAAACACCCACTCCGCCCATCCACGACCTCGAATCCCATCCCCGGCTAACCCTACGCGAGCTACTCATAAACTACCTCGACATCCGAGCGATCCCCCGCCGGTCATTTTTCTCCTCAATCGCCCACTATACCACCTACGACATGCACCAGGAGCGCTTATTAGAATTCACCAACCCCGAATTCCTCGATGAGTTCTGGGACTACACCACACGACCACGGCGCAGCATTCTCGAGATCCTACATGAATTCGACACTGTCAAAATCCCCTGGCAGCACGCAACATCCGCATTTCCGATCTTCCGCGGGCGCCAGTTCAGCATCGCCAGCGGCGGAGAACTGAAGCGAACCCCCGAAGGCGGCGCAAAGTTTGAACTCTTAATCGCAATCGTCAAGTACCGCACCGTGATTAAAAGAATACGGGAGGGTGTTTGCACTAAGTATATCGCTAACCTGCGGCCCGGGAGTACCCTCCgcgtccagctccagcgagGCGGCCTAAATTCATCAGTCGGCCAACTAGTTGGGCCGATGATGCTGGTCGGGCCTGGTACGGGCGTTGCACCGCTGCGATCCATGCTTTGGGAAAAAGCCGCGATAGTCAAGTCGTATCAGGAGGAGAACCCAGGCGTTGACCCGCCCATTGAGCCGACAATTCTTGTATACGGCGGCCGTAACAGAGCGTCGGATTTCTTCTTTGAGGACGAGTGGCATCACTTGAGCGAGCTAATCAAGCTTAAAGTTTTGACGGCGTTTTCGCGAGATCAGAAGCAGAAGGTCTACGTCCAGGATGTGATCAAGGAGAACTCGAGCTTAGTCTTCAACCTCCTGCATGATAAGGGAGGCGCCGTTTTTGTTTGCGGCTCGTCGGGGCGTATGCCTCAAGCTGTGCGGGAGTCGTTAACAGAGGCGTTCCAGTCTGGAAATGACGCTGGCACGCAGAGTTTGAGTAGACGGGAAGCGGAAGATCATTTGGTGGGCATGGAGAAAACGGGGAGATACAAACAAGAAACGTGGTGA
- a CDS encoding uncharacterized protein (COG:S;~EggNog:ENOG410PHQA;~InterPro:IPR007461;~PFAM:PF04366): MPPSLWVKTKGTSKKGFDKAWHALDKLGDPVNRLSNRVGAEAFWPMTTDKESDKAARILRSFCKDGFYADNETDRQSSESVMNKDTGKIDKPKGKQRVLKKIPTKVIQQAKGLAIFTTMRTGLWLSGSGGSGVLLARIPETGEWSPPSGIMLHTAGVGFLAGIDIYDCVVVINTYEALEAFKKVRCTLGGEVSASAGPVGMGGVLESEVHKRQAPIWTYMKSRGLYAGVQVDGTIIIERTDENERFYGERISVTDILAGKARHPPASIQPLLQTIKAAQGDMDVNEDLLPPPGETPGDVELEPTPAFGVPDPEDPDPFGVKALEAEGLFIREAGSRARPSHDVFEFKPNPNSPVFATFRRSMESSQRNSWRTSVQSYVSQDRGTQTFNEASTAPTSLSRASSPSNRDFSEPKDSIPSDSEAHWETVIPEHHEANFRSQDKGVRENFVDDEDFEVHEVSSARISRPDSATGSPVSAEPPTTLGESMRQSPTFTRARLVTIPKRQPPSLPPRNPYRASTSTSTPASPIPWASSDDNRSVTSISTRASLGGPVAATDSVKKDSSAGASSVDEASESHKASGSKDDEFHSVSSAHSSESAPEKEIGTQNENSRSATPEDKLDTISVEEKAAEEKVTEEKATEEKVTEEKAIEGKATEEKVTDEGDKRLPQDEVSATATHS, encoded by the coding sequence ATGCCTCCTTCCCTTTGGGTTAAGACAAAAGGGACCTCCAAAAAGGGCTTCGATAAGGCATGGCATGCCCTAGACAAGCTGGGGGATCCCGTTAATCGGCTATCCAACCGTGTCGGTGCTGAGGCCTTCTGGCCTATGACCACGGACAAGGAAAGCGACAAAGCCGCTCGGATATTACGCAGCTTCTGCAAAGATGGCTTCTACGCCGACAACGAGACCGATCGACAAAGCTCCGAGAGCGTCATGAACAAGGACACTGGCAAAATCGATAAACCCAAAGGCAAGCAGcgggtgttgaagaagatccctACCAAGGTCATCCAACAGGCCAAGGGTCTGGCGATCTTTACAACTATGCGTACAGGTCTATGGCTCAGTGGCTCCGGTGGCAGTGGTGTCCTTCTAGCCCGTATTCCAGAAACAGGCGAATGGAGTCCGCCTTCCGGTATCATGCTACATACTGCAGGTGTAGGGTTCCTCGCAGGCATTGATATTTACGACTGTGTGGTTGTGATAAATACCTACGAAGCTCTGGAGGCATTTAAGAAGGTCCGCTGTACATTAGGTGGAGAAGTCAGTGCTTCAGCTGGGCCTGTTGGAATGGGTGGTGTGCTCGAGTCAGAAGTACATAAGAGGCAGGCTCCCATCTGGACTTATATGAAGAGTCGGGGGCTATACGCAGGCGTCCAAGTGGATGGTACGATAATAATCGAGCGAACCGACGAAAACGAACGGTTCTACGGTGAACGCATTTCGGTGACTGATATCTTGGCTGGGAAGGCCAGACACCCTCCTGCGTCCATCCAACCTCTCCTTCAGACAATCAAAGCAGCACAAGGAGATATGGACGTGAACGAGGATTTGCTTCCTCCACCGGGAGAAACACCCGGAGATGTGGAGCTAGAGCCAACTCCAGCGTTTGGCgttccagatccagaggaTCCCGATCCATTTGGCGTCAAAGCTTTGGAAGCCGAAGGTCTCTTTATCCGCGAGGCCGGTTCTAGGGCTCGACCAAGCCATGATGTCTTCGAGTTTAAACCGAACCCGAATAGTCCTGTCTTTGCAACCTTTCGGCGAAGTATGGAGAGCTCGCAGCGTAACAGCTGGCGGACTAGCGTCCAGAGCTATGTCAGTCAAGACAGAGGCACCCAAACTTTCAATGAAGCTTCCACTGCGCCGACTTCTCTCAGTCGTGCATCTTCGCCAAGCAACAGAGACTTCTCAGAACCTAAGGACTCGATTCCGTCGGATAGCGAGGCCCACTGGGAGACAGTCATCCCTGAGCATCACGAGGCAAACTTCCGCAGCCAGGATAAGGGTGTACGGGAAAATTttgtcgacgatgaagacttTGAGGTACACGAAGTCAGCAGCGCCAGAATTTCCAGGCCCGACAGTGCTACCGGTTCTCCGGTGTCAGCAGAGCCTCCAACAACGTTGGGCGAATCCATGCGCCAGTCTCCCACTTTTACCCGTGCTCGCCTTGTTACTATTCCCAAGAGGCAGCCTCCATCACTTCCTCCGCGAAACCCTTACCGCgcgtcgacctcgacttctACCCCCGCCTCGCCTATTCCCTGGGCTTCATCCGATGACAACCGATCCGTAACCTCCATCTCTACCCGTGCCTCTCTCGGTGGGCCCGTTGCAGCGACTGACAGCGTTAAGAAAGACTCGAGTGCAGGCGCATCATCTGTTGACGAGGCATCTGAGTCACACAAGGCGTCTGGTAGTAAGGATGACGAGTTCCACTCCGTATCTAGTGCTCACTCGTCTGAATCCGCACCGGAAAAGGAAATTGGCACACAAAACGAGAATTCTCGCTCAGCGACTCCTGAAGACAAACTTGATACGATATCTGTCGAAGAAAAggccgccgaggagaaggtcaccgaggagaaggccactgaggagaaggtcaccgaggagaaggccattgagGGAAAAGCTACCGAGGAAAAAGTCACCGACGAAGGGGACAAGAGACTACCGCAAGACGAAgtctcagcaacagcaacgcACTCCTAA